From one Lycium ferocissimum isolate CSIRO_LF1 chromosome 5, AGI_CSIRO_Lferr_CH_V1, whole genome shotgun sequence genomic stretch:
- the LOC132056944 gene encoding wall-associated receptor kinase 2-like: MQHNQVAMFSFQLPYFILFMLILTLANGQFINTNTTSPPPTTTPTASPPTNATSPATNTTNTATTITKAANITKPGCPRKCGNLTVPYPFGIGLRSGCALNPNFEINCDTNTTGSETPLIYNIQVYDISDSEMRISNTINRKCYSQTGVLVQDDPAWMALGRSSPYSFSSLNRYTVVGCDDGAIMNGLNFANGCPALCSSSSDVVEGKCMGFGCCQITIPKGLKSFNTSMITSKNHTAVWSFNPCGYAFLGEASRFEFGGVEDLTDVNFAKKIMDNVPIVLDWAIGSLSCVEARKRNDYACLDNSQCVDSDTGNGGYRCNCNGGYEGNPYIGPGCQDIDECADPNANSCEQICINTLGSYNCSCPEGYSGDGKKNGRGCIAPSSNSEFPWIKFSVGMGVGFMSLIVGTTWLYFSIKKRKLIKLREKFFQQNGGLLLKQRISSNDGGVEATKIFTAEELKKATNNYASDRILGRGGNGIVYKGILPDNRIVAIKKSKFVDEDQTEQFINEVLILTQVNHRNVVRLFGCCLEAEVPLLVYEYISHGTLYEHIHNRNGAPWLSLQNRLRVASETASALAYLHSSAQMPIIHRDVKSANLLLDDVYTAKVADFGASRLIPIDQTHLATLVQGTLGYLDPEYFRTSQLTEKSDVYSFGVVLAELLTGMKPISRDRNDEDKNLAEYFFLSMRKNQLFQILDRRVVREGSLEQLQKVAELVKSCLRLHGDDRPTMKEVASELESLRKFTKNNPWANGHGNEENEAESSDLYTIPIDSNTGLNNFSGQYSSNSNTNSSNFSGQYRSDSSSVIYSTPNSK; this comes from the exons ATGCAGCATAACCAAGTTGCTATGTTTTCTTTCCAACTcccctattttattttatttatgctAATCTTAACATTAGCCAATGGCCAATTTATTAACACTAACACCACTTCTCCTCCCCCCACCACCACTCCCACAGCATCTCCACCCACGAACGCCACTTCTCCGGCGACAAACACAACCAACACCGCCACCACAATTACCAAAGCTGCTAATATTACAAAACCAGGATGTCCGAGAAAGTGTGGGAACCTTACAGTACCATACCCTTTTGGGATTGGCTTAAGATCTGGTTGTGCATTAAACCCGAACTTCGAAATCAACTGTGACACTAACACAACTGGTTCTGAAACACCCTTAATATATAACATTCAAGTCTATGACATCTCCGACTCGGAAATGCGCATATCAAATACCATAAATAGGAAGTGTTACTCACAAACAGGAGTTTTGGTTCAAGATGATCCTGCTTGGATGGCTTTAGGAAGGTCAAGTCCTTACAGTTTTTCTTCTCTCAACAG ATACACCGTGGTTGGTTGTGATGATGGTGCTATAATGAACGGACTAAACTTCGCTAATGGTTGCCCCGCTCTCTGCAGTAGCTCCAGTGATGTAGTTGAAGGAAAATGTATGGGTTTTGGTTGCTGCCAAATAACAATACCAAAAGGATTGAAATCTTTCAATACATCTATGATAACCTCAAAAAATCACACCGCAGTTTGGTCGTTTAATCCATGTGGCTACGCGTTTCTTGGTGAGGCGAGTAGATTCGAGTTCGGGGGTGTGGAGGATCTCACTGATGTTAATTTTGCAAAGAAAATTATGGATAATGTCCCTATTGTGCTAGATTGGGCCATTGGTAGTCTTAGTTGTGTTGAAGCACGAAAACGTAACGATTATGCTTGCCTGGATAATAGCCAGTGTGTTGATTCCGACACGGGAAATGGTGGCTATCGGTGCAATTGTAACGGGGGATATGAAGGCAATCCATACATCGGCCCTGGCTGCCAAG ATATTGATGAATGTGCAGATCCAAATGCCAATTCATGTGAACAAATTTGCATAAACACGCTGGGGAGTTACAATTGTTCTTGTCCAGAAGGATACAGTGGTGATGGCAAAAAGAACGGTCGTGGCTGTATTGCACCGAGCTCGAACTCTGAGTTCCCATGGATCAAGTTTTCTGTAG GTATGGGAGTTGGTTTTATGTCCCTAATAGTTGGGACAACTTGGCTATATTTCagcatcaagaaaagaaaactaattAAACTTCGGGAGAAATTCTTCCAACAAAATGGTGGTTTGCTCTTGAAACAACGAATCTCTTCTAACGATGGTGGTGTGGAAGCAACCAAAATTTTTACAGCGGAGGAATTGAAGAAGGCTACGAACAACTATGCCAGTGATAGAATTCTTGGTCGTGGTGGAAATGGAATCGTCTATAAAGGTATTCTACCTGATAACCGCATAGTTGCAATTAAGAAATCTAAGTTTGTGGACGAGGATCAGACTGAACAGTTCATCAATGAGGTACTTATTCTTACTCAAGTCAACCACAGAAACGTGGTGAGGCTCTTTGGGTGTTGTTTGGAAGCAGAAGTGCCTTTACTGGTCTATGAATACATTTCTCATGGAACTCTTTACGAGCACATCCACAATCGAAATGGAGCACCTTGGTTATCTTTGCAAAATCGACTACGAGTTGCTAGTGAGACAGCAAGTGCACTTGCTTACCTTCATTCATCAGCGCAAATGCCTATAATACACAGGGATGTCAAGTCTGCCAATTTATTATTGGACGATGTTTACACTGCGAAAGTGGCTGATTTTGGAGCTTCAAGGTTAATCCCAATCGATCAAACGCATCTTGCCACATTGGTTCAAGGTACATTAGGGTACCTGGATCCTGAATATTTTCGCACAAGTCAATTGACTGAGAAAAGTGATGTTTATAGTTTTGGAGTAGTTCTTGCTGAACTTTTGACCGGGATGAAACCTATTTCGAGGGACAGAAACGACGAGGACAAAAATTTAGCAGAGTATTTCTTTTTGTCCATGAGAAAGAATCAATTGTTTCAAATTCTTGACCGCAGAGTGGTAAGAGAAGGAAGCCTTGAACAACTCCAAAAAGTGGCTGAGCTAGTGAAGAGTTGTCTTCGTTTGCATGGAGACGACAGACCTACAATGAAAGAAGTAGCATCGGAACTTGAAAGTTTAAGAAAGTTCACCAAAAATAACCCTTGGGCTAATGGACATGGAAATGAAGAGAATGAAGCTGAATCATCAGATCTTTATACAATTCCAATTGATTCTAATACAGGTCTCAACAATTTCTCCGGACAATATAGTTCCAACTCCAACACAAATAGCAGCAACTTTTCTGGGCAATATAGATCAGATAGTTCTTCAGTGATATATAGTACTCCTAATTCAAAATAG